A window of the Gossypium hirsutum isolate 1008001.06 chromosome A05, Gossypium_hirsutum_v2.1, whole genome shotgun sequence genome harbors these coding sequences:
- the LOC107961537 gene encoding PLASMODESMATA CALLOSE-BINDING PROTEIN 3 isoform X1, whose amino-acid sequence MVPLVCLLLFLAMTGHSSATYCLCNDGVGDQALQTTLDYACGNGADCSAIQQNGACYNPNTVKDHCNYAVNSYFQNKGQVTGSCDFAGTASVSANPPTNIPSTCTYPSSTGTTPTTTPTAAGTPTSLGGGTGTAFSPTGTTTGINEPNHAVALFTSINNILFTFFITLWIVMQGCL is encoded by the exons ATGGTTCCTTTAGTTTGTCTGTTGCTTTTCTTAGCCATGACTGGCCATTCAA gtGCGACATATTGTTTATGTAATGATGGAGTGGGTGATCAAGCTCTTCAAACGACCCTGGATTATGCATGTGGAAATGGAGCTGATTGTTCTGCAATTCAACAAAATGGTGCTTGCTATAATCCCAACACTGTTAAAGATCACTGCAATTATGCTGTCAATAGTTATTTTCAAAACAAAGGTCAAGTTACAGGAAGCTGTGATTTTGCTGGCACTGCTTCAGTTAGTGCCAACCCTCCTACAA ATATTCCCTCCACTTGCACCTATCCATCAAG CACAGGCACAACCCCGACCACCACTCCAACAGCTGCCGGGACTCCAACGAGTTTAGGCGGTGGCACAGGTACCGCCTTTAGCCCAACAGGAACAACAACAGGCATCAACGAGCCAAATCATGCTGTTGCTCTCTTCACAAGCATTAACAACATTTTGTTCACGTTTTTCATCACCCTTTGGATTGTAATGCAGGGTTGTCTTTGA
- the LOC107960325 gene encoding NAD(P)H-quinone oxidoreductase subunit T, chloroplastic yields MASTSTLQAPYSLSLKPQNVTHLLHGSRAATTRARSRRRTYSGAAVFAATTGPSKPQRPPPGVDTRIHWDNEDEGWIGESSNSRQTKEKLNPEEEQKSLLGEKFADFLNDSSDSHYQFLGVSAEADLEDIKAAYRRLSKEYHPDTTSLPLKAASEKFVKLREVYNVLSDGESRSFYDWTLAQEAASRKAEKLRMRLDDPYQQDVRNYVPKPDKVDRLGGRNMELNDQALSALTFDAFVIIFAICCIVYVLVFKEPYY; encoded by the exons ATGGCGTCCACCTCTACTCTCCAAGCTCCATATTCTCTCTCCCTCAAACCCCAAAACGTGACCCACCTTCTACATGGCTCGAGAGCCGCCACGACGAGAGCCAGGAGCCGAAGGAGAACGTACAGTGGGGCGGCCGTTTTTGCAGCAACAACGGGTCCAAGCAAACCCCAAAGACCTCCTCCAGGAGTCGATACCAGAATCCACTGGGATAATGAAGATGAAGGCTGGATTGGGGAGTCATCCAATTCCCGGCAAACCAAGGAGAAACTGAATCCTGAAGAAGAACAAAAGAGTCTCCTGGGTGAAAAGTTTGCTGATTTCCTCAATGACTCCTCTGATTCTCATTACCA GTTCTTAGGAGTCTCAGCAGAAGCCGATTTGGAGGACATAAAAGCAGCTTACAGAAGGCTGTCAAAAGAGTATCATCCAGACACAACTTCGCTACcattgaaagcagcttcagagaAATTCGTAAAGTTAAGGGAGGTTTACAACGTTTTGAGCGACGGAGAGAGCCGCAGTTTCTACGACTGGACGCTCGCACAAGAGGCCGCCAGCCGTAAAGCCGAGAAACTGAGGATGAGATTGGATGATCCGTACCAGCAAGACGTGAGGAACTATGTACCGAAACCGGATAAGGTCGACCGCCTGGGCGGAAGGAACATGGAGCTGAACGATCAGGCTTTGTCGGCCCTCACCTTCGATGCTTTCGTCATAATCTTTGCGATTTGTTGCATCGTTTATGTGCTTGTGTTCAAAGAACCATATTACTAG
- the LOC107961537 gene encoding PLASMODESMATA CALLOSE-BINDING PROTEIN 3 isoform X2, translated as MVPLVCLLLFLAMTGHSSATYCLCNDGVGDQALQTTLDYACGNGADCSAIQQNGACYNPNTVKDHCNYAVNSYFQNKGQVTGSCDFAGTASVSANPPTNIPSTCTYPSRHNPDHHSNSCRDSNEFRRWHRYRL; from the exons ATGGTTCCTTTAGTTTGTCTGTTGCTTTTCTTAGCCATGACTGGCCATTCAA gtGCGACATATTGTTTATGTAATGATGGAGTGGGTGATCAAGCTCTTCAAACGACCCTGGATTATGCATGTGGAAATGGAGCTGATTGTTCTGCAATTCAACAAAATGGTGCTTGCTATAATCCCAACACTGTTAAAGATCACTGCAATTATGCTGTCAATAGTTATTTTCAAAACAAAGGTCAAGTTACAGGAAGCTGTGATTTTGCTGGCACTGCTTCAGTTAGTGCCAACCCTCCTACAA ATATTCCCTCCACTTGCACCTATCCATCAAG GCACAACCCCGACCACCACTCCAACAGCTGCCGGGACTCCAACGAGTTTAGGCGGTGGCACAGGTACCGCCTTTAG